AACGCACAAACACAAGATAAAATGGGATTTGTAATTCCAGTAGAAATTACAGTATATGCTGACAGAAGTTTTACATTTGTTTTAAAAACTCCACCAGCATCAGACTTATTAAAAAAAGCAGCTAAAGTTAAAAAAGGTGCTGGAAACTCATTAAAAGAAGTTGCTGGAACTATAACTAAAGCTCAATTACAAGAAATTGCAGAAACTAAAATGCCAGATTTGAATGCTGGAAGTGTTGAAGCAGCTATGAATATTGTTGCAGGAACTGCAAGAAGCATGGGAATTAAAATTTCTGAATAATTATATATAAAAAATAAAAAACATTATTGGAAGAAGTGGAAGGTTTTCTAGCCAATGACCACAGAGGAGGAAATAATAAATGGCAAAAAAAGGTAAGAGATATAATGAAATATCTCAAAAAGTAGATAAAATGAAAGTTTATACTCCAGAGGAAGCTTTGGAATTAGTATTTGATACAAAAAGTGCAAAATTCGTTGAAACAGTTGAATTAGCTGTAAGACTTGGAGTTGACCCAAGACATGCTGATCAACAAGTAAGAGGGACAGTTTCGTTGCCACATGGAACAGGAAAAACTGTAAGAGTATTAGCAATTACTTCAGGAGATAACATCCAAAAAGCGTTAGACGCTGGAGCAGATTTTGCTGGAGATGATGAATATATCAGTAAAATTCAAGGTGGATGGTTAGATTTCGATTTAGTTATAGCTACACCTGATATGATGCCTAAATTAGGAAGATTAGGAAGAATTTTAGGAACTAAAGGACTTATGCCTAACCCTAAATCAGGAACAGTTACAACAAATATCGAACAAACTGTAACAGAATTTAAAAAAGGAAAAGTTGCATTTAAAGTTGATAAATTAGGTTCGATTCATTTACCAATTGGAAAAGTTGATTTTTCAAAAGAAGCAATCATAGAAAACTTTAAAGTTGCATTAAATCAAATTGTTAAATTAAAACCAGCAGCTTCTAAAGGACAATATTTAAGAACAGTTGCAATCTCATTAACTATGGGACCTGGAATTAAAATTGATCCATTATTAGCAGGAAGCTTTGTTGCTGAATAGTAAATAAAATTACTATCTCATATTTTGAGATAGTTTTTTTTATAAAAAATATTAAATTAAAATATTTTAATTTTATCATTAAATTTTTAATTATTTTTTAATTAAAAAAATAAAAGTTTTTATTTAAAAATAAGAAAAAATAAGGTATAATATTAGTATTATGATAAAATAAATTTAGGAGGAAAAAATGAAAAGAATTTTGACAATTTTTGGTGTACTTTTTGCATTAATGTTTATTGTTGCGTGTGGAAATAAACCTGCAACAGCGGATCAAGTAAAAGACGGAAAAACTTCAACTGATTCGACAAATGCTAATAAGAGAGTAGCAGTTGTTTATTCTACTGGTGGAAAAGGTGATAAATCTTTTAATGACTCAACTTTCAGAGGTCTTGAAAAGGCTAAAAAAGAATTGGGAATAACTTATAGCGAATATGAGCCAAAAGATCCGACTTCAGAAGCAAAAGATGCTTTAACAAGATTTGCTGAAGAAGGACAATATGATTTGATAATCGCAGTTGGATATACAATGCAAGATGCTGTAGTTGCAGTAGCTGATGCATTTCCAGATCAAAAATTTGCGATTATTGACAGTGTAGTTAGTGGTAAACCAAATGTTGCTTCACTTGTATTTAAGGAAGAAGAAGGATCATTCTTGGTAGGAGCTTTGGCGGCTATGATGGATAAAACAGGAACAATTGGATTTGTAGGCGCTGACAATTCTGATTTGATAGCTAAATTTTTTGCAGGATATGCACAAGGTGCAAGATATATAAAACCTGATATTAAAGTTGTGCCAGTTACAATTGGTGGAACATCAGCATTTAATGATCAAGCTTCAGCAAAAGCTAAAACTGAAACTTTGATTCAACAAGGTGCAGATGTTGTTTATCATGCAGCTGGAGCAAGTGGACTTGGAGTATTTCAAGCTGTTAAAGAAAAAAATATTTATGGAATAGGTGTTGATTCAAATCAAGATGGTTTATATCCAGGAAATATTTTGACTTCTATGATGAAATATGTGGATAACGCAGTTTTTGATGAAATTAAAACAACTTTAAATGGAAAGTTTGCCGCAAAAGTTCAAACATATGGAATAAAAGAAGATGGAATTGGAACAACAAACTTTGAATTTACAAAAGATAAAATTGGTGAAGAAAATATTAAAAGACTTGAACAAATTAAACAAGATATTAAAAATGGAAAAATTGTTGTAAAACCAAAAATATAATTATAAAAGTTAAAAAAAGCGGGATCTTTTTGGTCTCGCTTATTTTTTTAAAAAAATTTAAAACTTTATTTTTTTATTTTAAAAATTAATTTAGTTTAATTAATTGAGAGATTAATTAATTAAATAAATAATTTAATTAAATAAATATATGTTAAAACTACTTTAAATCTAAAGTCTAAAATTACGACTGTTTTACTTAACTCCTAAATTTATATAATTTTTAGCAGTTTAATTTTAAATAGGTTTGAGTATATATATATATATATATAGAGAGAGAGAGAAAGGAAAGATTATGAGAGTAGTGGATTTGATTGAGAAAAAAAGAGAAAAAGAAGAACTTGCAAAAGAAGAAATTTATTTTTTATTGAGTGAATACTTAAAAGGAAATGTTCCAGATTATCAGATGTCGGCATTTTTAATGGCAGTTTATTTTAATGATATGACAAAAAATGAACTTTTGGAATTTACAACTTTAATGAGAGATTCGGGAGAAATTATAAAATTTGAAAAAATTAATAAATTTTTGGTCGACAAACATAGTACAGGTGGAGTGGGAGATAAAGTAACTGTTGTATTAGCACCAATACTTGCGGCACTTGGTTTGGCTTCGACTAAGTTATCGGGTAAAGGTTTAGGACATACTGGCGGTACGATAGACAAATTTGAAGCGATAAAAGGATTTAAATTTTCGAGTTCAAAAGAAGAAGTTGAAAAAATTGCAAGTAAAACAGGGATTGGTCTTATGGGATACAGCGATAAAATTGTTCCGCTTGACAAAAAATTGTATTCGTTAAGAGATGTTACGGCGACAGTTCCGAGTATTCCATTAATTGCAAGCAGCATAATGAGTAAAAAACTGGCGATTCAGTCGGATGTGATAATTCTTGATGTGAAAGTTGGTGACGGAGCTTTTATGAAAAATATTGATTGTGCAAGAGAATTGGCAAAAAGAATGATTGAAATTGGGATTGGATTTAAAAGAAAAGTAAGAGCAGTTTTGAGCAATATGGATGAACCGCTTGGATATTCGGTGGGAAATGCGATTGAAATAATAGAAGCAATTGAAACATTGAAAGGAAATGGAGCAAAAGATGTAAAAGAAGTAGTTTACACAATTGCTGCACTTGCATTAGAGGCGAGGGGAGAAATAAAAGAGTTAAAAGATGGATATAAAAAAATTGATGAAGTGATAAATAATGGACTTGCACTTTTAAAATTAAAGGAATTTATAACAGAAAGTGGAGGGAATGGAAATTTAGTAAATGATTATTCGATTTTATCAGTTGCAAAAGAAAAATTGGAAGTTTTTTCTAAAAATAGTGGCTATGTATCAAAAATAAAAACTGAAGAAATTGGAAAAGCGGCGATGATAATTGGAGCGGGTAGAGCTACAAAACAAGATAAAATTGATTATTCTGTCGGAATTAAAATTTTTAAAAAAGTTGGAGATAAAGTGGAAAAAGGGGAAAAATTGGCGGAAATTTATTATAATGATTCAAAAAATGTGAAAGATTCAAAAGAAATGATTTTGAAAGCATATATATTACAAAATGAGAAAATTGACAAACAAAAAGTTGTATTAGAAATTATAAACTGTAAATTATAAATTATTAATATTAAAAAAATATTTTTACATTAAATATTATAAATTTGAAAAATATATAAATTAACATAAAAAATTAAGTTATTTAAATTATAAAAAAATCAATTAAAATTTTAAAATTTTTAAAAAATTTTTTTCATTAAAAAAATTAATTATATTGTAAAATTTTAAAATTTATGATAAACTTATTGTGTAAGTATTAAAATTTGCGAATAAAAAAAGCGGTTAAGATAATAAATTTTATAAAATTTAAGAAAAGGAGAAAAAAATGAGAGTAGGAATTTTGGGGACGGGTTCTTATGTTCCAGAAAAAGTGTTGACAAATGACGATTTAGCAAAGATAGTCGATACTAATGACGAGTGGATAACAACGAGAACTGGTATCAAGGAGCGAAGAATAGCCTCTGAAAATGAAGCCACTTCGGATTTAGCATATGAAGCTGCCAAAAGAGCTATAGATGACGCTGGAATAAATAAAGACGAAATTGATTTAATCATTGTTGCAACGATGACACCTGATCATTTTACACCATCAACAGCGGCATTAGTTCAAGATAAATTAGGAATAAAAGCTGCGGCTTTTGATATGAGTGCAGCATGTACTGGATTTGTCTATGCGTTTACGACTGGATACAGCTTTATAAAATCAGGAATTTATAAAAAGGTTCTTGTGATAGGTGCTGAAACTATGTCAAGAGTTACAGATTGGAGCGATAGAGGGACTTGCATCTTATTTGGAGATGGATCTGGAGCGGTTGTGCTTGGTGAAGTGCAAACTGGAGGATTTTGTGCAAGTCATTTGGTGGCAGATGGTTCTGGCGCTTGTGAATTAATTGTTCCTGCTGGTGGTTCGAGAAAAGCTGTTACTGTTGAAGCACTAAAAAATAAAGAGACATATTTACAAATGAATGGAAGGGAAATATTTAAATTTGCAGTAAAAGTATTTCCTGAGAGCGTTGATAATGTTTTAAGCCAGCAAAATATTACGGCGGACGATATAGATTTATTTATACCTCATCAGGCAAACATAAGAATAATTGAGTCGATTGCCAAAAGATTTAAACAACCATTAGATAAGTTTTTTGTAAATTTGAATAAATATGGAAATACTTCAGGAGCTTCAATTCCTATTGCGATAGACGAAGCAAATAGACAAAATAGGCTTAAAAAAGGTAATAAAATCGTAATAACAGGATTTGGTGGCGGACTGACATATGGTTCTATTTTATTTGAATGGTCAAAATAAAAAATTTTTTTAGAAAGGATGATGATTATGAATAAAAAAATGTTTTGGGGATTAGTAATTGTAGTATTAAGTTTGTTTCAATTTATTCCTGAAGAAATTCAAAAGTATATTTTTAATTATCAAGTTATATTAATTCTTTTAGGAATTTATTTTGTGTTTAAGAAAAAGGTTTTAGGATGGGTTCTTACAGGTGTGGGAATTTATTCTTATTTGTCATTAATTTGGGAAGATTTGCCATTTTGGATACTTCTTTTAATAGCAGGACTTGTAATTTTTGGACTTGGTGTGAAAGAAATTGTTGATAAGAGAAATTTTAACAAATTTCCTAAAAAATCTAAACCTAAAAAAGTTGAAGAAGCTGAAGAAATCGAAGAAGCTGAAGGAATTAATAAATAAGGAGAAAAAATGTCAAAAGTTGCTTTTGTATTTCCTGGTCAAGGAACACAATATGAAAAAATGGGTGAAGTTTTGTACAGCAGTGTAAGCTGTGAAAATAAAAAGATAATAGACGAAATTTTTGAAAATAATGAAGAAGTGAAAAAAGTTGTATTTGAAGGAACAAAAGATGAATTAAAAGATACAAAATTTGCACAACCAGCAATAGCTTTATTTTCAGTAATTTTAACAAAATTGTTAAAAGAAAAAGGAATAAATCCAGATTTTGTTGCAGGACATAGCTTGGGAGAATATAGTTCGCTGTATGCGGCTGGATTTTTGAATGAAATTGATACATTAAAATTGATTTCTGCCAGAGGGAAAATAATGAGTGAAGCTAAAATAGACGGTTCAATGGCTGCAATTTTAGGATTACCTGCAAATGAAGTGGAAAATATTTGTTGTGAAATTGATGGAGTAATTGAAGCGGTAAATTATAATGAACCTAAACAAACAGTTGTTGCGGGAGAAAAAGCTGCAATTGAAAAAAGTTTGGAGATCTTTAAGGAAAAAGGAGCTAGAAGAGCATTGCCACTTGCGGTATCAGGACCATTTCATTCATCACTTATGAAACCTGTTGCCGAAGTTTTGAAAAAAGAATTTGAAAATTATAGCTGGAGTGACGCAAAAACACCAATTGTAGCTAACACTACGGCAAATATTTTGACTTCATCTGATGAAATAAAAACGGAACTTTATAATCAGACATTTGGTCCTGTAAAATGGGTTGATACAATTAACAAACTTAGCGAAAATGGAGTTACAAAAATTTATGAAGTTGGACCTGGAAAAGTTCTTGCTGGACTTATTAAAAAAATCAATAAAGAAATAGAAGTTATTAACATTGAAAATGTAGAAAATATAGAAAATATATAATTTACACTAAAAAATTAAGTATTTTTAAAAAAAATTCTTAAAATAGTTGCAAAATTTAAATTCTTTTGGTATAATAATTTTAGATATATTAAAACGGAGGTGGCATTTAATGCTAGATAAAATTAAATCAATAGTTGCTGAACAATTAGGAGTTGACGAAGATCAAGTTACTGAAGATGCGTCATTTGTTGATGATTTAGGAGCTGATTCACTAGATACAGTTGAATTGATTATGGCATTCGAAGAAGAATTTGATGTAGAAATTCCTGATGAAGATGCACAAAAAATTAAAACAGTTAAAGATGTAATGGAATATATTGAATCTAAATAGTTATTAGATTTACTTTTAGGGGGTGTTTCCCCCTTTTTTATTGAAAAATTTTAAAAAAAATGTTAAAATATAAAAGAGTAGATAATAATTAAATTATAGATCTAAATTGATAATAATAAAAATGAGAGGTGTATCGATGAAAAGAGTAGTTATAACGGGAATAGGCTTAGTAACGCCATTAGGAACTGGAAGAGAAAAAGCTTGGAAAAATTTGTTGGCTGGGGAGTGTGGAATTGATAAAATCACTCAATTTGATAGTTCAAATCATCCTGTACATATTGCAGCCGAAGTGAAAGATTTTGAGGCAGAAAAATTTATTGAAAAAAAAGAAATGAAAAAAATTGCTAGATTTTCACAATTTGCAATAGCGGCGTCTAAAGAAGCATTAGAAGATGCAAAACTTGAAATTACAGAAGAAAATGCGGATAGAATTGGAACAATTATTGGATCAGGAATTGGTGGACTTGATGTGATAGAACAAGAAGTGGAAAAATTAGTTACAAGAGGACCAAAAAGAGTGTCTCCATTTTATATTCCAGCAGCTATCGCAAATATGGCTTCTGGAAATACATCAATTTATACTGGAGCAAAAGGACCAAATAAAACAGTTGTAACCGCTTGTGCATCAGGGACAAACTCAATTGGTGATGCTTTCCAGACAATTTTATTAGGAAAAGCAGACGCTATGATTGCGGGAGGAACAGAAGCTACTGTGACACCTTCTGGAATTGCAGGATTCGCAAACTTAAAAGCACTTTCTACTAATCCTGATCCTAAAACTGCTTCAAGACCATTTACTGCGGATAGAGATGGATTTGTATTAGGAGAAGGAGCAGGTGTTTTGATTTTGGAAGAATTAGAACATGCAAAAGCTAGAGGAGCTAAAATTTATGCAGAAGTTGTAGGATATGGGGAAACAGGAGATGCATATCATATGACAGCGCCATCTGATGGTGGAGAAGGAGCCGCTAGAGCTTTTAAAATGGCAATGGAGCAAGGAAATGTTAAACCTGAAGAAGTTGGGTATATAAATGCACATGGAACTTCAACTCCAGCAAATGACAAAAATGAAACACAAGCGATAAAAACAGCATTTGGAGAACATGCCTATAAACTTTCAGTAAGTTCGACAAAAGGTGCGACAGGACATTTATTGGGAGGAGCAGGTGGAATTGAAGCTGCATTTTTAGCGTTGGCTATTGATGAAGGAATAATGCCACCTACAATAAATTATGAAAATCCTGATCCGCTTTGTGATTTGGATTATGTGCCAAATGAAGCTAGAAAAAGAGATATTGAAGTTGGAATGTCAAGTTCACTTGGATTTGGTGGACATAATGCAGTGCTTGCATTTAGAAAATATAAAGGATAATTAATATTAATTTATAGTCAAACTGTTATTTGCAGTTTGGCTATTAATAAATAAGGAGGTGAAAGGAAAAAGTGAAAAGAAATTCAGAAGAACTTATGGAAAAAATAGGATATGAATTTAAGAATAGAAAGTATTTGGAAAAAGCTTTGACACACAGATCGTATTCGAATGAAATTGAAAAGACGAAACGCTATAACAATGAAAAGCTTGAATTTTTAGGGGATGCTGTGCTAAATTTGATAACGACGGAATATATTTACGAAAGATATGAAGGAAAGACAGAAGGTGAACTTGCTAAATTAAAAAGTCAGATTATAAGTGAACCAGTATTTTCTTCGATTTCGTCTGATATGGAATTGGGTGAATATTTATATTTGAGCAATGGTGAAATTATGTCTGGTGGAAGACATAGAAAATCAATTTTAGGAGATGCATTTGAAGCGTTAATTGGTGCAATTTTTAAAGATTCTGATTATTACACTGCTAAAAAAGTTGCATTGAAATTTTTACTTGATAAAATAGATAATCTTGAAGAAATCGAAGGAACAGGAGACCACAAAACAATTTTGCAGGAAGTTGTTCAAGGAAAATATAAGAAAATGCCAGAATATGTGCTAATCGGGACTAAAGGACCTGATCACGACAAAATTTTTGAAATTTGTGTAAAATGGAATGACGAGATTTTTGGTGTAGGTGTAGGTAAAAGTAAAAAAGAAGCGGAAAAAAATGCAGCAAAAGAAGCACTTGAAAAAATAAAAAAATTGAAAAAATAGGAGAACAATATGAAAAAAAAGGCTTTGTATCCAGGCAGTTTTGATCCAATAACAAAAGGTCATTTGGACATCATTAGGCGTTCTTCAAAATTATTTGACAAAGTGGTAATTGGGATTTTTAAAAATTCTACAAAATCAAAATCTTGGTTTTCTGATGAAGAGAAAATTGCGATGATAAAAGAAACTTTGGAAAAAGAAAATATAGAAGCAGAAGTTAAAATTTTTAATGGATTATTGGTAGATTTTATTCGTCAGGAAAAAGTTGATATTTTAATTCGTGGACTTAGAGCATTGTCAGATTATGAGTATGAACTGCAGTTTACGCTTACAAATAAGACACTTGCAAAAAGTGAATATGAAACAGTATTTTTGACTGCGTCAAGAGAATATTTGTATTTAAGTTCCAGTTTGGTTAAAGAAGTTGCACAAAATAATGGAGATTTAAGTCATTTTGTGACAAGAGAAGTGGAAGAAAAAATAATAGAAAAATTGAAATTAATGAATGAATAAATAAATTAATTAATAAAAAAATGAGAAAACTTAATTCAATATTAAATGTGCAAAAAAGGGGGTGTGAGTTTTGGCAGCAAAAAAGGAAAAGACAAAATTTGTGTGTTCGGAATGTGGATACAGTTCGCTAAAGTGGCTTGGAAAATGTCCAAATTGTGATTCTTGGGGAACATTTGAAGAAGAAGTGGAATTAAAAGTATCTAAAAATATAGTATCTCAAGATATTTCTATAAGTAAAATTTCGGAAATAGAAATAGAAAAAGAATTTAGAATGAAAACTTCATTTGAAGAATTTGACAGAGTTTTAGGTGGCGGACTTATAAAAGGGGAAGTTGTGCTTGTGACAGGAAGTCCTGGAATTGGAAAGTCAACGCTTCTTTTGCAGTTGTCACAGGAATATTCAAAATTGGGAACAGTTTTTTATGTTTCTGGGGAAGAGTCGGCAAGTCAGATAAAACAAAGAGCGGACAGAGTAAATGTAAAAAGTGAAAATTTGTACATTGTGAGTGACACAAAAATTGAAAATGTTGAAAGCATTATTTTGAAGGAAAAACCGAAAGTCGTTGTCATTGATTCGATTCAGACAATGTATTCACAAAATTTGTCTTCCATTGCTGGTGGAGTTTCTCAAATTCGAGAAACTACGCTAAAAATAATTGAAATTGCGAAAAAGAACGACATTTCTTTTTACATAGTTGGACATGTGACAAAAGATGGGAAATTGGCAGGACCTAAACTTTTGGAACATATGGTTGATGCTGTGTTGCAGATTGAAGGGGAAGAAAGTAACTATTACAGAATAATTCGTTCGATAAAAAATAGGTACGGCTCTACAAACGAAGTTTCCATTTTTGACATAAA
This genomic stretch from Leptotrichia sp. oral taxon 218 harbors:
- the rplK gene encoding 50S ribosomal protein L11, which produces MAKEVIGKIKLQLEAGKANPAPPVGPALGQHGVNIAEFCKSFNAQTQDKMGFVIPVEITVYADRSFTFVLKTPPASDLLKKAAKVKKGAGNSLKEVAGTITKAQLQEIAETKMPDLNAGSVEAAMNIVAGTARSMGIKISE
- the rplA gene encoding 50S ribosomal protein L1; its protein translation is MAKKGKRYNEISQKVDKMKVYTPEEALELVFDTKSAKFVETVELAVRLGVDPRHADQQVRGTVSLPHGTGKTVRVLAITSGDNIQKALDAGADFAGDDEYISKIQGGWLDFDLVIATPDMMPKLGRLGRILGTKGLMPNPKSGTVTTNIEQTVTEFKKGKVAFKVDKLGSIHLPIGKVDFSKEAIIENFKVALNQIVKLKPAASKGQYLRTVAISLTMGPGIKIDPLLAGSFVAE
- a CDS encoding BMP family protein; the protein is MKRILTIFGVLFALMFIVACGNKPATADQVKDGKTSTDSTNANKRVAVVYSTGGKGDKSFNDSTFRGLEKAKKELGITYSEYEPKDPTSEAKDALTRFAEEGQYDLIIAVGYTMQDAVVAVADAFPDQKFAIIDSVVSGKPNVASLVFKEEEGSFLVGALAAMMDKTGTIGFVGADNSDLIAKFFAGYAQGARYIKPDIKVVPVTIGGTSAFNDQASAKAKTETLIQQGADVVYHAAGASGLGVFQAVKEKNIYGIGVDSNQDGLYPGNILTSMMKYVDNAVFDEIKTTLNGKFAAKVQTYGIKEDGIGTTNFEFTKDKIGEENIKRLEQIKQDIKNGKIVVKPKI
- a CDS encoding thymidine phosphorylase is translated as MRVVDLIEKKREKEELAKEEIYFLLSEYLKGNVPDYQMSAFLMAVYFNDMTKNELLEFTTLMRDSGEIIKFEKINKFLVDKHSTGGVGDKVTVVLAPILAALGLASTKLSGKGLGHTGGTIDKFEAIKGFKFSSSKEEVEKIASKTGIGLMGYSDKIVPLDKKLYSLRDVTATVPSIPLIASSIMSKKLAIQSDVIILDVKVGDGAFMKNIDCARELAKRMIEIGIGFKRKVRAVLSNMDEPLGYSVGNAIEIIEAIETLKGNGAKDVKEVVYTIAALALEARGEIKELKDGYKKIDEVINNGLALLKLKEFITESGGNGNLVNDYSILSVAKEKLEVFSKNSGYVSKIKTEEIGKAAMIIGAGRATKQDKIDYSVGIKIFKKVGDKVEKGEKLAEIYYNDSKNVKDSKEMILKAYILQNEKIDKQKVVLEIINCKL
- a CDS encoding beta-ketoacyl-ACP synthase III, with the protein product MRVGILGTGSYVPEKVLTNDDLAKIVDTNDEWITTRTGIKERRIASENEATSDLAYEAAKRAIDDAGINKDEIDLIIVATMTPDHFTPSTAALVQDKLGIKAAAFDMSAACTGFVYAFTTGYSFIKSGIYKKVLVIGAETMSRVTDWSDRGTCILFGDGSGAVVLGEVQTGGFCASHLVADGSGACELIVPAGGSRKAVTVEALKNKETYLQMNGREIFKFAVKVFPESVDNVLSQQNITADDIDLFIPHQANIRIIESIAKRFKQPLDKFFVNLNKYGNTSGASIPIAIDEANRQNRLKKGNKIVITGFGGGLTYGSILFEWSK
- the fabD gene encoding ACP S-malonyltransferase, whose amino-acid sequence is MSKVAFVFPGQGTQYEKMGEVLYSSVSCENKKIIDEIFENNEEVKKVVFEGTKDELKDTKFAQPAIALFSVILTKLLKEKGINPDFVAGHSLGEYSSLYAAGFLNEIDTLKLISARGKIMSEAKIDGSMAAILGLPANEVENICCEIDGVIEAVNYNEPKQTVVAGEKAAIEKSLEIFKEKGARRALPLAVSGPFHSSLMKPVAEVLKKEFENYSWSDAKTPIVANTTANILTSSDEIKTELYNQTFGPVKWVDTINKLSENGVTKIYEVGPGKVLAGLIKKINKEIEVINIENVENIENI
- a CDS encoding acyl carrier protein, which codes for MLDKIKSIVAEQLGVDEDQVTEDASFVDDLGADSLDTVELIMAFEEEFDVEIPDEDAQKIKTVKDVMEYIESK
- the fabF gene encoding beta-ketoacyl-ACP synthase II; translated protein: MKRVVITGIGLVTPLGTGREKAWKNLLAGECGIDKITQFDSSNHPVHIAAEVKDFEAEKFIEKKEMKKIARFSQFAIAASKEALEDAKLEITEENADRIGTIIGSGIGGLDVIEQEVEKLVTRGPKRVSPFYIPAAIANMASGNTSIYTGAKGPNKTVVTACASGTNSIGDAFQTILLGKADAMIAGGTEATVTPSGIAGFANLKALSTNPDPKTASRPFTADRDGFVLGEGAGVLILEELEHAKARGAKIYAEVVGYGETGDAYHMTAPSDGGEGAARAFKMAMEQGNVKPEEVGYINAHGTSTPANDKNETQAIKTAFGEHAYKLSVSSTKGATGHLLGGAGGIEAAFLALAIDEGIMPPTINYENPDPLCDLDYVPNEARKRDIEVGMSSSLGFGGHNAVLAFRKYKG
- the rnc gene encoding ribonuclease III, with product MEKIGYEFKNRKYLEKALTHRSYSNEIEKTKRYNNEKLEFLGDAVLNLITTEYIYERYEGKTEGELAKLKSQIISEPVFSSISSDMELGEYLYLSNGEIMSGGRHRKSILGDAFEALIGAIFKDSDYYTAKKVALKFLLDKIDNLEEIEGTGDHKTILQEVVQGKYKKMPEYVLIGTKGPDHDKIFEICVKWNDEIFGVGVGKSKKEAEKNAAKEALEKIKKLKK
- the coaD gene encoding pantetheine-phosphate adenylyltransferase encodes the protein MKKKALYPGSFDPITKGHLDIIRRSSKLFDKVVIGIFKNSTKSKSWFSDEEKIAMIKETLEKENIEAEVKIFNGLLVDFIRQEKVDILIRGLRALSDYEYELQFTLTNKTLAKSEYETVFLTASREYLYLSSSLVKEVAQNNGDLSHFVTREVEEKIIEKLKLMNE
- the radA gene encoding DNA repair protein RadA; this translates as MAAKKEKTKFVCSECGYSSLKWLGKCPNCDSWGTFEEEVELKVSKNIVSQDISISKISEIEIEKEFRMKTSFEEFDRVLGGGLIKGEVVLVTGSPGIGKSTLLLQLSQEYSKLGTVFYVSGEESASQIKQRADRVNVKSENLYIVSDTKIENVESIILKEKPKVVVIDSIQTMYSQNLSSIAGGVSQIRETTLKIIEIAKKNDISFYIVGHVTKDGKLAGPKLLEHMVDAVLQIEGEESNYYRIIRSIKNRYGSTNEVSIFDIKENGISEVKNPSEFFISDRDEKNIGSIIAPIFEGSRVFLFEVQSLLGTPNFGMPRRTVEGYDKNRVEILSAVLSRSLKVDVNSKDIYINIPGGIDLSDRSSDLAVVFSLLSSISGKPISQKIAAIGELGLRGEVRKVSFIKNRITELEKLGFTGVYLPKSHKEELENEKNSKSKRKIKLNYISNISELVERIK